A portion of the Marinobacter alexandrii genome contains these proteins:
- a CDS encoding alpha/beta hydrolase — translation MKKLIIILTITSSHILSAQDDEMIPSYKYNTEKVTISEGIELAYVNEGPQDAPVILMVHGLGGYIKNWYPTIDGLKETYRCIALDLPGYGQSTIRDFEKEDYMQFFANSVNEFAEKLELNKVILMGHSMGGQVSIVMALQNPKWLERLILAAPAGFETFTEAEGTLLKQFSTASALMSHTEEQIYAAYQANFVSMPALAEEMIQDRLKAKEAMWFADYALIREMGVKGMLRHSVKEDLSKIKIPTVVLFGKNDFLIPNKYLHPSLTTSQIAEIGKEIPNVKIKLIETAGHMLQMDNPTSFNLAVKQLLTY, via the coding sequence ATGAAAAAATTGATAATCATATTAACTATTACTTCAAGTCATATTTTATCTGCTCAAGATGATGAAATGATACCCTCATATAAATACAACACAGAAAAAGTCACTATCTCAGAAGGAATCGAATTGGCCTATGTAAATGAGGGCCCCCAAGATGCTCCGGTGATACTCATGGTTCATGGCTTGGGTGGTTACATCAAAAATTGGTACCCCACCATTGATGGTTTGAAAGAGACCTACCGATGCATTGCTTTGGATCTTCCCGGATATGGTCAGTCCACAATTCGCGACTTTGAGAAAGAAGACTACATGCAGTTCTTTGCCAACTCAGTGAATGAATTTGCCGAAAAGCTTGAGCTCAATAAAGTGATTCTGATGGGTCATTCCATGGGAGGTCAGGTAAGTATTGTGATGGCACTACAAAACCCAAAATGGCTGGAACGACTAATCTTGGCAGCTCCTGCTGGTTTTGAAACCTTCACAGAAGCTGAAGGTACTTTATTGAAGCAGTTCTCAACAGCTTCTGCATTGATGAGTCATACGGAAGAGCAAATTTATGCAGCCTATCAGGCCAATTTTGTGAGCATGCCTGCTTTGGCGGAAGAAATGATACAGGACAGATTAAAAGCAAAGGAGGCGATGTGGTTTGCAGACTATGCGCTTATAAGAGAAATGGGAGTCAAAGGAATGCTTAGGCACTCGGTGAAAGAAGATTTATCTAAGATTAAAATACCTACGGTGGTGCTGTTCGGGAAGAATGACTTTTTGATTCCAAATAAATACCTACATCCCAGTTTAACAACTAGTCAAATTGCAGAAATAGGAAAAGAAATACCAAATGTAAAAATTAAATTGATTGAAACGGCCGGGCACATGTTGCAAATGGATAACCCGACCAGCTTCAATCTTGCTGTTAAACAATTGCTAACATATTAA
- a CDS encoding TonB-dependent receptor: MKNLYLNILFSLLSMALFAQKGSITGTVTDSSTGEKLIGANIVVKGTLNGDVTDINGKFSIGSLSDGSYIIVVSYVGYEAQEQSVTVSGSVATVDFQLIEGTVFGEEIVVSGTRRPEKITESPATIEVISKKDLENWGSFNTGELLSRLKGVDYVRSGVVGTGINVRGFNSNFNAKNTQVTDGRFSSLVATGLPFGPLSPQIKEDIERVEVILGPNSALYGPNAHNGLVNIITKDPRSSQGTTFALGAGNQGVFTARGRHAQVLNNKFAFKLNFEYTRGEEFQFADSVYIDRTDNAGNGGPDGIKEGYEELDLNNDFEFFKGGASLYYTLNDDSDVIFSYDASNSTYLSPTNVGRNEIVDWKIQTFHLRYVSPRIFAQAYLSLSDTRDTHSLDDRTKAYYVALDGGATPEQAFATSLDGGARFIDDSKRWNGEVQYNNTWGNFSFVTGVQYQRDMANSHGTYLLDEDENDFITVDQVGLYGQGQYNIGKGFKGTVAVRADNHEVYGFNFVPKVGFTKTIKSGTFRATYGQGVAAPTILNMYGDLFGGLILGNAEGFTLADGSLVEKQSIEKLQTYEVGYKGSIGSKKLYADVNAYYNISEDFLSPVTVVGVTTQRGSTPIDEVQSAFGVYGGLVATYVNFGKLNTYGFDVGLNYLLNKDITLDFNYSYFDYPIDENDLENDFDGDGTVTKLDVLVNAPKNKASFGVNYSKNKIFGNVFVRWVQEYDYFSSFQIAAATQDLTYRGTPIVENERSTDSFNYGPLAGFVNVDLGFGYKITDNFTGSVAVTNLFDSEYREFTASPFIGRLYSVELRMNIPNK, translated from the coding sequence ATGAAAAACTTGTACTTAAACATTTTGTTTTCTCTTCTTTCGATGGCATTATTCGCCCAGAAAGGGAGTATTACCGGAACAGTTACTGATAGCAGTACCGGTGAAAAATTGATTGGAGCTAACATAGTTGTAAAAGGAACTCTCAACGGAGATGTCACCGACATAAATGGAAAATTTAGCATAGGAAGTCTATCAGATGGTTCATATATCATAGTAGTAAGTTACGTGGGCTATGAAGCACAGGAGCAGTCCGTTACCGTAAGCGGATCGGTAGCTACTGTTGATTTTCAACTTATAGAGGGAACCGTTTTTGGTGAAGAAATAGTGGTCTCCGGTACCCGAAGGCCTGAAAAGATCACCGAGTCTCCTGCGACTATCGAGGTAATCTCTAAAAAGGACCTGGAAAACTGGGGTTCATTTAATACCGGTGAGTTACTGTCTAGACTGAAAGGTGTGGATTACGTACGTTCTGGAGTAGTGGGAACGGGCATTAACGTTCGAGGATTCAATAGCAATTTCAATGCAAAAAATACTCAGGTGACAGACGGTCGCTTTTCTAGCCTCGTTGCAACAGGATTGCCATTTGGACCATTAAGTCCTCAAATAAAGGAAGACATTGAGCGTGTTGAAGTTATTCTTGGACCAAACTCTGCACTCTACGGACCCAATGCTCATAATGGATTGGTAAATATCATCACCAAGGATCCAAGATCCTCACAGGGGACAACCTTCGCCTTAGGCGCTGGGAATCAAGGTGTTTTTACTGCACGTGGTAGACATGCTCAAGTACTGAACAATAAGTTTGCCTTCAAGCTGAATTTTGAATATACAAGGGGTGAAGAATTCCAGTTTGCAGATTCAGTTTACATCGATCGAACAGATAACGCAGGCAATGGTGGGCCAGACGGGATCAAAGAAGGTTACGAAGAGCTGGACCTAAACAATGACTTTGAATTCTTCAAAGGAGGTGCAAGTCTTTACTATACGCTAAACGATGACTCAGACGTGATCTTTTCATATGACGCAAGCAATAGCACATATCTTTCACCAACCAACGTGGGACGAAATGAAATCGTAGATTGGAAAATTCAAACCTTTCACCTTAGATATGTATCACCTAGAATTTTTGCCCAGGCCTATCTTAGTCTAAGTGATACAAGGGATACACACTCATTAGACGATCGAACAAAAGCATATTATGTAGCCTTAGATGGAGGAGCAACACCTGAGCAGGCATTTGCTACATCTCTTGATGGCGGAGCGCGGTTCATAGACGACTCTAAACGATGGAATGGCGAAGTACAATATAACAATACATGGGGAAACTTCAGCTTTGTAACCGGAGTACAGTATCAGAGAGACATGGCAAACTCACATGGAACTTACCTTTTAGATGAAGATGAGAATGATTTCATCACAGTAGATCAAGTTGGATTGTATGGTCAGGGACAATACAACATTGGAAAAGGGTTTAAAGGAACAGTTGCTGTAAGAGCGGACAATCATGAAGTTTATGGATTCAATTTTGTGCCTAAGGTAGGTTTCACCAAGACGATAAAAAGTGGAACCTTCCGAGCAACTTATGGTCAGGGAGTTGCAGCTCCAACTATTCTCAACATGTATGGTGACTTGTTTGGCGGCTTGATTCTTGGAAACGCCGAAGGGTTTACGTTAGCAGATGGATCGTTAGTTGAAAAACAATCAATAGAAAAACTTCAAACCTATGAAGTAGGCTATAAGGGATCTATTGGATCAAAAAAATTGTATGCAGATGTAAACGCTTACTACAATATTTCTGAAGACTTCTTAAGCCCAGTTACAGTAGTAGGTGTTACCACACAAAGAGGATCGACTCCAATTGATGAAGTACAATCAGCTTTTGGCGTATATGGAGGTTTGGTTGCTACATATGTGAACTTTGGTAAGTTAAACACCTATGGGTTTGATGTCGGACTAAACTACCTTCTAAACAAAGACATCACGCTTGATTTCAATTACTCATACTTTGACTATCCTATAGATGAAAATGACTTAGAGAATGACTTTGACGGAGATGGTACAGTTACTAAGCTGGATGTTTTGGTAAATGCGCCTAAAAACAAGGCAAGCTTTGGAGTCAACTATAGCAAAAACAAAATCTTCGGAAACGTATTTGTCCGCTGGGTACAAGAGTATGATTACTTTTCGAGTTTCCAAATTGCTGCGGCCACTCAGGACCTTACCTATAGAGGAACGCCAATCGTAGAAAATGAGCGAAGCACCGATTCATTTAACTATGGACCATTGGCTGGATTTGTGAACGTAGACCTGGGATTTGGGTATAAGATCACCGATAACTTCACAGGGTCCGTTGCTGTCACCAACCTGTTTGACAGTGAATATCGAGAATTTACCGCATCACCATTTATAGGAAGACTCTACAGTGTGGAGTTGAGAATGAATATTCCAAATAAATAA
- a CDS encoding beta-ketoacyl-ACP reductase, with translation MKRLEGRIAIITGGSNGIGKATCKKFAAEGAKVLIWDLNEEAGDQLAKELDGHFEKVDTADYDAVKKATANTVSKYDKIDILVNNAGITRDATLKKMTSEQWKQVIDVNLTGVFNCGKHVQEYMVEAGYGRIINTSSVVGIYGNFGQTNYVATKAGVIGMTKVWARELGRKGITVNAVAPGFIATDMVMAMPEKTIDMMQSKVPTGTLGRPEDIANAYCFLASGEAGYINGATISVDGGMTV, from the coding sequence ATGAAAAGACTTGAAGGTAGAATAGCCATTATTACTGGTGGCTCAAACGGAATTGGGAAAGCAACCTGCAAAAAATTTGCAGCTGAGGGTGCTAAAGTCCTCATATGGGACTTAAATGAAGAAGCTGGAGATCAACTGGCGAAAGAGCTTGACGGCCATTTCGAAAAGGTAGACACGGCCGATTATGATGCAGTGAAGAAAGCCACCGCCAACACAGTTTCAAAATATGACAAGATTGATATTCTGGTTAACAATGCGGGCATCACACGAGATGCAACCTTAAAAAAAATGACATCAGAGCAGTGGAAACAGGTGATAGATGTAAACCTCACAGGAGTATTCAATTGCGGGAAACACGTTCAAGAATACATGGTAGAAGCGGGTTATGGCAGAATTATAAATACCTCTTCTGTAGTAGGAATCTATGGAAATTTCGGGCAAACTAACTATGTAGCCACGAAAGCAGGAGTTATTGGAATGACCAAAGTATGGGCAAGAGAGTTAGGTAGGAAAGGGATTACTGTCAATGCAGTAGCACCTGGATTCATTGCAACAGATATGGTAATGGCAATGCCTGAAAAAACCATTGATATGATGCAGTCCAAAGTTCCAACTGGAACACTGGGAAGACCAGAAGACATAGCTAATGCTTATTGTTTCCTGGCTTCTGGTGAAGCTGGATACATCAATGGAGCTACAATTAGTGTGGATGGTGGAATGACAGTATAG
- a CDS encoding ketoacyl-ACP synthase III: MRNAKIISTGMYVPENIIPNSYFDEILGENVSEWLEANVHIRNRRWCSDNQSTANLCGEAAKINLKRAGLRPEDIDLLIVCTDTPEYISPSTASKVQHRMGMTNAGTFDLNSACAGFVIGLDTAVKYIKADENYTNVMVIGAYAMSKYLNELDKKTCNLFADGAGAVILSLTDDENEGYLASELRTKGEYCDWMGIYAGGTHQPVTKEVVENNDHLLKFVKRFPSELNPDVWSDMARTLASRSATKIEEVDQFIFTQININSIWATLEKLDISRDKAHTVMHEYGYTGSACIPMALDEAVQLGKVKKGDLIYFIGSGGGLAFASAAFRF, translated from the coding sequence ATGAGAAACGCAAAGATTATATCTACAGGAATGTATGTTCCGGAGAACATTATTCCTAATAGTTATTTCGATGAAATTCTCGGAGAGAATGTGTCAGAATGGTTGGAAGCCAATGTGCACATACGCAATAGGCGTTGGTGTTCAGATAATCAGTCAACAGCTAATTTGTGTGGAGAAGCTGCCAAGATCAACCTTAAGCGAGCAGGACTAAGACCAGAAGATATTGATTTGCTGATTGTATGCACAGATACTCCGGAATATATCTCACCGTCAACAGCATCAAAAGTTCAGCATCGAATGGGTATGACGAATGCAGGTACTTTCGATCTTAACTCCGCTTGTGCCGGCTTTGTCATTGGATTGGATACGGCTGTTAAGTATATAAAGGCTGATGAGAACTATACCAATGTGATGGTAATAGGAGCCTATGCTATGAGTAAATATCTCAATGAGCTAGATAAGAAAACATGCAATCTGTTTGCCGATGGAGCGGGTGCAGTTATCCTTTCTTTAACAGATGACGAAAATGAAGGCTATCTCGCGAGTGAACTTAGAACAAAAGGTGAATATTGCGATTGGATGGGAATATATGCGGGGGGAACACATCAGCCGGTAACTAAAGAAGTTGTTGAAAATAATGACCATCTGCTAAAGTTTGTCAAACGATTTCCTTCAGAGTTAAATCCGGATGTTTGGTCAGATATGGCACGAACACTAGCCAGTCGCTCAGCCACTAAGATTGAAGAAGTAGATCAATTTATATTTACTCAAATCAATATTAATAGTATTTGGGCCACTCTTGAGAAACTGGATATTTCCAGAGACAAAGCACATACTGTAATGCATGAATACGGATATACCGGTTCTGCCTGCATCCCGATGGCACTAGATGAAGCGGTCCAGCTGGGGAAAGTGAAGAAAGGAGATCTCATCTATTTTATTGGTTCAGGTGGAGGTTTAGCTTTTGCAAGTGCGGCATTTAGATTTTGA
- a CDS encoding AMP-binding protein, which produces MNFRKDWMDRWATYAPIKMAVNDADTGENYTYQQLNSQSNYLAQSLEEMGLTKGDRVAVLSEYRLEYIVLLGAAMKLGITIVPLNYRLSSRELAYMINNCEPKLIVSEEKYENLYSPELIECDIQSVILMDEFASDLSKKINVSYTYEAKEIEDDHPLFIIYTSGTTGFPKGAIYTHKMAFWNAVNTQARLDLTSRDHTIICMPPFHTGGWNVLLMPFLLQGGSFTLLRKFDASIVMKLLGDEEATLFMGVPTMLKMMSEVPEFESISLDSLRYFIVGGEAMPLPLIQQWQKKGTPIRQGFGLTEVGPNVFSLHQDDAIRKIGSIGTPNFFIETKLMKSDGTEADANEEGELWLKGPVTTPGYWENIEATLKSFTEGWFKTGDILVRDEGGYYFVKDRIKNMFISGGENVYPAEVERFLQTHPEINEVAVIAIQDDKWGEAGKAIIIKKDTSLSKDLVIHFCKGSLAKYKIPKEVEFVTELPKTASGKIDRKKLKASYA; this is translated from the coding sequence ATGAACTTTCGAAAAGATTGGATGGATAGATGGGCAACATATGCTCCAATTAAAATGGCAGTAAATGATGCGGATACGGGAGAGAATTATACCTATCAGCAATTAAACAGTCAATCCAATTACCTTGCCCAAAGCCTCGAAGAAATGGGGCTAACTAAAGGTGATCGGGTGGCGGTACTTTCGGAGTATCGATTGGAATATATTGTCTTGCTTGGTGCTGCTATGAAGCTTGGAATCACCATCGTCCCGCTCAACTATCGACTGTCTTCCAGGGAACTTGCCTACATGATCAATAATTGTGAACCTAAGCTAATTGTAAGTGAAGAGAAGTATGAGAACCTATATAGTCCAGAGCTCATAGAATGTGATATTCAAAGCGTCATATTAATGGATGAGTTTGCTTCTGATTTAAGTAAAAAAATAAACGTCTCCTATACATATGAAGCGAAAGAAATAGAAGATGATCATCCACTTTTTATCATTTATACTTCGGGAACTACAGGATTCCCTAAGGGAGCTATTTATACACATAAAATGGCTTTTTGGAATGCTGTTAACACACAGGCCAGGCTCGATCTTACGTCAAGAGATCATACCATAATCTGTATGCCCCCATTTCACACAGGAGGATGGAATGTTCTGCTCATGCCATTTCTACTGCAAGGAGGATCGTTTACGCTTTTAAGAAAATTTGATGCGAGCATTGTAATGAAGCTTTTGGGAGATGAGGAGGCAACCCTTTTCATGGGAGTTCCCACCATGCTGAAAATGATGTCAGAGGTACCCGAGTTTGAAAGTATCTCACTTGATTCTCTCAGATACTTCATTGTAGGCGGAGAAGCTATGCCACTCCCCTTAATTCAGCAGTGGCAGAAAAAAGGCACTCCAATCCGACAAGGCTTTGGACTGACTGAGGTAGGACCAAATGTTTTCTCACTTCATCAAGATGATGCTATTAGAAAAATAGGCTCAATAGGGACACCTAATTTCTTTATTGAAACTAAACTTATGAAAAGTGATGGAACGGAGGCAGATGCAAATGAGGAGGGTGAACTCTGGCTTAAGGGGCCTGTAACCACTCCAGGTTATTGGGAAAATATTGAAGCAACTCTAAAATCTTTTACAGAAGGTTGGTTCAAAACAGGTGATATTCTAGTTAGGGATGAGGGGGGATATTACTTCGTCAAGGACAGGATCAAGAATATGTTTATTTCTGGAGGAGAGAATGTTTATCCTGCCGAGGTAGAACGCTTCTTGCAGACTCATCCTGAGATAAATGAGGTAGCAGTGATAGCTATTCAAGATGATAAGTGGGGTGAGGCAGGAAAAGCGATCATTATAAAGAAAGATACATCCCTTTCTAAGGATCTTGTCATCCATTTTTGTAAGGGGAGTCTTGCAAAATATAAAATACCGAAGGAGGTGGAGTTTGTGACTGAGCTTCCTAAAACTGCTAGCGGAAAAATCGATAGAAAGAAACTAAAAGCATCCTATGCATAA
- a CDS encoding PHB depolymerase family esterase: MKKKLILLIGMACSFLSSAQLTQVNGFGSNPGNLDMYIYVPSGIGSDASVVLVMHGCTQNASSYSNDSEWNDLADEYKFYVIYADQPSSNNSSNCFNWFENGDQNRGVGEAASLKSMVDYMKSNYSIDNDKVFVAGFSAGGAMTTVMLAAYPEVFSSGAVMSGLPYDVATGTIEAFQAMFGNVNLSPAQLGNNVRNASSYSGSWPTVAVFHGGSDFIVYTVNETEIMEQWTNVHGIDQTPELDDQAYLGNANVRKREYKDNSGNARVVTYSFNGMGHAIAVDPGAGPTQGGNTGSYATDINFWSSYYAAEFFGILDASTSLDAPTAITASANSFSQIDLNWTDNETNETGYIVERAGNANGPFTTIANLGINATTYSDTGLDQLTTYFYRVSVTNVTSTASGNIVNETTPSDGTPTPPASPSDLNATSNGLTSINLLWDDNSNNEEFFILERSEEDESNYTEIAVISSNTTSYTDQGLISATTYFYRIKAQNAVGVSPYSSSVSASTDNEVTLQTIEQTSGSGILSYFNFNDMGQSFTPSFSGEIVSIDVNLVNTISGSTLRIFSGNTVSGTPIYEQSNISVGSGWQTVSLSNPLTIQNGQQYTFQLTNASIRYSFTDIYSGGNFWYNSISYSVFDAAFIVTTSSNSGARTSSNQPNLQNQKIVSDFEDSKPLEANVYPNPSQNEIVVEFNESSLIRWIEVFGIDGKKYLNIETQNKRERLDLSTFGSGIFLIKVSDAKQSIFKKVIVK, translated from the coding sequence ATGAAGAAAAAATTGATTCTCTTAATAGGTATGGCATGCTCATTCCTATCTAGTGCTCAACTTACCCAAGTAAATGGTTTCGGGTCGAACCCGGGAAATCTTGATATGTACATTTATGTACCGTCCGGGATAGGTTCGGATGCGTCGGTGGTTCTGGTAATGCATGGTTGCACACAAAACGCTAGTTCTTACTCAAATGATTCTGAATGGAATGATCTGGCTGATGAGTACAAATTTTATGTGATATATGCTGATCAACCATCTTCTAATAATTCCTCGAACTGCTTCAACTGGTTTGAAAATGGAGATCAAAATAGAGGTGTTGGAGAAGCCGCTTCCTTAAAAAGCATGGTGGACTACATGAAGTCGAACTATTCTATTGACAATGATAAAGTGTTTGTTGCTGGTTTTTCTGCTGGAGGTGCCATGACTACAGTTATGCTTGCAGCATATCCGGAAGTATTTAGTTCAGGTGCTGTTATGTCAGGACTACCCTATGATGTAGCTACCGGGACAATTGAAGCTTTCCAAGCCATGTTCGGTAATGTCAATCTTTCTCCTGCACAACTAGGCAACAATGTAAGAAATGCATCCAGTTACTCAGGCTCATGGCCTACGGTAGCTGTATTTCATGGTGGATCAGATTTTATTGTTTATACCGTCAATGAGACGGAAATTATGGAGCAATGGACAAATGTTCATGGTATTGATCAAACACCAGAACTGGACGATCAAGCATATTTAGGAAATGCTAATGTTCGGAAAAGGGAGTATAAAGATAACTCTGGAAATGCTCGGGTAGTCACCTACAGTTTTAATGGAATGGGTCATGCTATTGCGGTAGATCCGGGAGCAGGACCTACTCAAGGAGGAAATACAGGATCTTATGCCACAGATATCAATTTTTGGTCTTCATATTATGCTGCTGAGTTTTTCGGTATTCTAGATGCAAGTACCAGCTTGGACGCTCCAACCGCCATTACCGCTTCAGCTAACTCGTTCTCTCAAATTGATCTGAATTGGACTGATAACGAGACTAATGAGACTGGCTATATTGTGGAAAGAGCTGGAAATGCCAATGGGCCATTCACTACAATTGCTAACTTGGGTATTAATGCTACGACTTACAGTGATACAGGGCTCGATCAATTGACAACTTACTTTTATCGAGTCTCCGTGACAAATGTAACATCCACTGCATCAGGAAATATTGTAAATGAGACTACTCCATCTGATGGAACACCTACTCCACCAGCCTCACCATCAGATTTGAATGCTACCTCTAATGGCCTCACTTCCATTAATTTGTTGTGGGATGATAATTCAAATAATGAAGAATTTTTTATTCTGGAAAGATCGGAAGAAGATGAATCGAATTATACTGAAATAGCCGTAATATCGAGCAATACCACCTCCTATACGGATCAAGGGTTAATAAGTGCCACTACATACTTTTACCGAATAAAAGCTCAAAATGCTGTCGGAGTTTCACCTTACTCCTCTTCTGTCAGTGCTTCTACTGATAACGAGGTAACTCTTCAGACGATTGAACAAACATCCGGTTCAGGTATTCTAAGCTATTTCAACTTTAACGATATGGGACAATCATTCACTCCATCGTTTAGTGGAGAGATCGTTTCAATAGATGTTAATTTAGTTAATACGATTTCAGGATCTACCCTGAGAATTTTCTCAGGGAATACGGTTTCCGGAACTCCAATTTATGAGCAGTCTAATATCTCTGTAGGAAGCGGATGGCAAACAGTTTCTTTAAGTAATCCTCTCACGATACAAAATGGACAGCAGTACACTTTCCAGTTGACAAATGCTTCTATTAGATATAGTTTTACTGACATTTATAGCGGAGGGAACTTTTGGTACAATAGTATTTCATATTCAGTTTTTGATGCTGCTTTTATCGTTACAACAAGCTCGAATTCTGGAGCACGCACCAGTTCCAATCAACCTAATCTTCAAAATCAAAAAATTGTTTCTGATTTTGAGGATAGTAAACCATTAGAAGCAAATGTATATCCCAATCCTTCTCAGAATGAAATTGTAGTTGAGTTTAATGAATCATCATTAATTAGATGGATAGAGGTTTTTGGTATCGATGGGAAAAAGTATTTAAACATTGAGACACAAAACAAGAGGGAGAGGCTAGACTTATCCACCTTTGGTAGTGGGATCTTTCTTATTAAAGTAAGTGATGCGAAGCAATCGATATTTAAGAAAGTTATAGTGAAATGA
- a CDS encoding sigma-70 family RNA polymerase sigma factor, whose amino-acid sequence MNVSTTHTIHKHLIVQSQQGDQASMSSLYGLYAKAMYNICRRMMGDEEEAKDMLQESFIDAFQKLPSLREVNTFSSWIKRIVINNCINAIRKKKLDTAELEEGADFIEEEEDDFEYAQFQATQIMQVVDLLPEGCKTVLNLYLFEGYDHKEIGEILGVTESASKAQYCKAKARIRKILVEEKSQNAG is encoded by the coding sequence ATGAACGTGAGCACCACACACACCATCCACAAGCACCTAATTGTGCAAAGTCAGCAAGGAGATCAAGCGTCCATGTCTTCGCTTTATGGTCTATATGCTAAGGCTATGTACAATATTTGCCGTAGGATGATGGGTGATGAGGAAGAGGCGAAGGACATGTTACAAGAATCGTTTATAGATGCGTTTCAGAAATTGCCTTCCTTGAGAGAGGTAAATACATTCAGCTCATGGATCAAACGTATAGTTATAAATAATTGCATTAATGCAATCCGAAAAAAGAAGTTGGATACAGCTGAACTGGAAGAAGGGGCTGATTTTATTGAAGAAGAGGAGGATGATTTTGAATATGCGCAATTTCAAGCTACTCAGATAATGCAGGTAGTAGATTTATTACCTGAGGGATGCAAAACAGTATTGAACTTGTATTTATTTGAAGGGTACGACCATAAAGAAATAGGTGAAATATTGGGTGTTACAGAATCAGCATCTAAAGCGCAATATTGTAAGGCAAAAGCGAGAATAAGGAAAATTCTAGTTGAAGAAAAAAGTCAAAATGCGGGATAA